The genomic interval TTTAAAAATATCAATAAAACGACTCAGGATATTTTAGACAATAAATTCCCTAAAATTCCTTATAATCATAATATTTGTGGAATTTGTGAATTTAAAAATTATTGTTGGGGGCTAGAATGAAAATAGTGCATTGTTCAGATTTACATCTAGGTAAAAAAGTCAGTGGAAATAGAGAATATGTAAAAAAAAGATATGAGGATTTCTTTTCTGCCTTTGAAAACTTCATTGCTAAGGTGAAAGAAATAAATCCTGATGTCTGTATAATTGCAGGTGATATCTTTGATAAGAAGGAAATAAGTCCTGACATACTTTCTAAAACTGAAAATTTATTTAAAGAATTGAGAAGCTATGTAAAAAAAGAAGTGATAGCTATTGAAGGAAATCATGATAATTCAAAAGCTTTAGAAGATTCTTGGTTAGAATATTTGCATGAACAATCTCTTTTAAAAGTTTTCTATTTCAATAAAAACTTCGAAGAAGAAAATTACCTAAAAATAGAAGATATAAACTTTTATCCTATTGGATATCCTGGTTTTATGATTGATGAAGCTTTAAAAAAGCTTTCTAAAAAATTAAATTCAGATGAAAAGAATATAGTCATAGTCCATACAGGAATTTCAGCTGGAGAAAATACTCTACCTGGACTAGTTTCAACTTCTATATTAGATTTATTTAAAGATAAGGCTATCTATGTTGCAGGTGGACATATACATTCCTTTTCAACTTATCCAAAGGAAAAACCTTTCTTTTTTGTTCCAGGTTCTTTAGAGTTTTCTAATGTCCAAAATGAAAAATCAGATAGAAAGGGCTTTATTCTCTTTGATACTGATAGTTTAGAACATGAATTTATAGAATTAGAGCATAGAAAAAGAGTACAAAAGAACTTTATATACAATGATTCAACGAATATAGAAGCTGAATTTGAAGCCTTTGTTAAAGAGTTGAATCTAACAGGTGAAGAAATCTTAGTCATTTCTATAGGAATAAAAAATAATGAGTATATAAATCTTGAAAACCTCGAAAACATTGCTGAAAATAACGGTGCTTTA from Fusobacterium pseudoperiodonticum carries:
- a CDS encoding metallophosphoesterase family protein, whose translation is MKIVHCSDLHLGKKVSGNREYVKKRYEDFFSAFENFIAKVKEINPDVCIIAGDIFDKKEISPDILSKTENLFKELRSYVKKEVIAIEGNHDNSKALEDSWLEYLHEQSLLKVFYFNKNFEEENYLKIEDINFYPIGYPGFMIDEALKKLSKKLNSDEKNIVIVHTGISAGENTLPGLVSTSILDLFKDKAIYVAGGHIHSFSTYPKEKPFFFVPGSLEFSNVQNEKSDRKGFILFDTDSLEHEFIELEHRKRVQKNFIYNDSTNIEAEFEAFVKELNLTGEEILVISIGIKNNEYINLENLENIAENNGALKTHILIKNILSIGNSEEGTSDLSIEELEKNLISDWNISNIEKFSASFSELKELFSNNDRDSFLELFDKTLEVNEDDN